A genomic window from Streptomyces sp. HUAS YS2 includes:
- a CDS encoding phosphodiester glycosidase family protein encodes MGRPAARRSAAALALVLLATTGACTASPDDKGGAAPRPTASPSVAPSRSSAPTFERTIAPGVGYQESTRRGPAGPVRIAVLRVAPDAEARLTAVHGRTLAVPQTVRQVAGRVGALAAVNGSYFDIQGGKAFGGYQGDPVGLYAEGGRLLSEARNDGAALLLGQKDGRIEARITEVSTRGRITAGDGAARPLDGVDRVTGRLRACGGADSARLAAEGRPLRKDARTGLCSDPDEIVEYTSDWGVDTPGGRRDGVEAVLAQDGTVRRLRSPGSGPVPRGTRVLQGIGAGADWLRDHARTGERLDVAMPMTDPDGTDLTGLVDSAIGGGARLLENGRVALGERELAAADRPPRTLAGVTADGAVLLVTVDGRDPGVSEGATLAESAELLRSLGAVDGLNLDGGGSTSMVVDGELRNSPREAAGDPVGERKVATAIAVLPR; translated from the coding sequence ATGGGTAGACCCGCGGCACGACGCTCGGCCGCGGCGCTCGCCCTCGTCCTGCTGGCGACGACCGGGGCGTGCACCGCGTCCCCCGACGACAAGGGCGGCGCCGCACCGCGCCCCACCGCCTCGCCGTCCGTCGCGCCGTCCCGCTCGTCCGCCCCGACCTTCGAGCGGACGATCGCCCCCGGCGTCGGCTACCAGGAGTCCACCCGCCGCGGCCCGGCCGGCCCGGTACGGATCGCCGTGCTCCGCGTCGCGCCCGACGCCGAGGCCCGGCTCACCGCCGTGCACGGCAGGACCCTCGCCGTCCCGCAGACCGTGCGCCAGGTCGCCGGCCGGGTCGGCGCGCTCGCCGCCGTCAACGGCTCGTACTTCGACATCCAGGGCGGCAAGGCCTTCGGCGGCTACCAGGGCGACCCGGTGGGCCTGTACGCCGAGGGCGGCCGGCTGCTCAGCGAGGCCCGCAACGACGGTGCCGCTCTGCTCCTGGGCCAGAAGGACGGTCGCATCGAGGCCCGGATCACCGAGGTCTCCACCCGCGGCCGGATCACCGCCGGCGACGGAGCCGCACGCCCCCTCGACGGCGTCGACCGGGTCACCGGGCGGCTGCGGGCCTGCGGGGGAGCGGACAGTGCCCGGCTCGCCGCCGAGGGGCGCCCGCTGCGCAAGGACGCGCGCACGGGCCTGTGCAGCGACCCGGACGAGATCGTCGAGTACACCTCCGACTGGGGCGTCGACACGCCCGGCGGGCGGCGCGACGGCGTCGAGGCGGTGCTCGCCCAGGACGGCACCGTACGCCGCCTGCGCTCCCCGGGCAGCGGACCGGTGCCCCGCGGCACCCGCGTGCTCCAGGGCATCGGAGCGGGCGCCGACTGGCTGCGCGACCACGCCCGTACCGGCGAGCGGCTCGACGTCGCGATGCCCATGACCGACCCCGACGGAACGGACCTCACCGGCCTGGTCGACTCGGCGATCGGCGGCGGCGCCAGGTTGCTGGAGAACGGCCGGGTCGCGCTCGGAGAGCGCGAACTCGCCGCCGCCGACCGGCCGCCGCGGACGCTGGCCGGCGTCACCGCCGACGGCGCCGTCCTGCTCGTCACCGTCGACGGGCGCGACCCCGGCGTCAGCGAGGGCGCCACCCTCGCCGAGTCCGCGGAACTGCTGCGCTCGCTGGGCGCAGTCGACGGGCTCAACCTGGACGGCGGCGGCTCGACCTCGATGGTCGTCGACGGCGAACTGCGCAACAGCCCGCGCGAGGCCGCGGGCGACCCGGTGGGGGAGCGGAAGGTCGCCACGGCGATCGCGGTCCTGCCGCGCTGA
- a CDS encoding Ig-like domain-containing protein: MSDWYPLARSWVSHPETPQYGGHLELFSDVDPLRPLVPGQKFNFALSITPQDAPYRVYGYLLGDIFEGVTKVVRHKGLGKLGNGRYATYSSGAEPRTATMTVKIDEDAPEASYLLPRIVVGVKRTDGEKLVSSMNVSHLGFRVRRHWLAGRSMQLNPGGRFTIPADYQPADGLRFTGSSFPANGTLFHAPGGGLTYQANPDFLGYDGFSCTFEDEFGHRVQQEIVVHIGGLGDSPGALPADG; encoded by the coding sequence ATGAGCGACTGGTACCCGCTGGCCCGCTCCTGGGTCAGCCACCCGGAGACCCCGCAGTACGGCGGCCACCTGGAGCTGTTCTCCGACGTCGACCCGCTGCGCCCGCTCGTCCCCGGGCAGAAGTTCAACTTCGCGCTGTCGATCACCCCGCAGGACGCCCCGTACCGGGTGTACGGCTACCTCCTCGGCGACATCTTCGAGGGCGTGACGAAGGTCGTCCGCCACAAGGGCCTCGGCAAGCTCGGCAACGGGCGCTACGCGACGTACTCCTCCGGCGCCGAGCCGCGCACCGCCACCATGACCGTCAAGATCGACGAAGACGCGCCGGAGGCCTCCTACCTCCTCCCGCGCATCGTGGTGGGCGTCAAGCGCACCGACGGGGAGAAGCTGGTCTCCTCGATGAACGTCTCCCACCTCGGCTTCCGGGTCCGCCGGCACTGGCTGGCCGGTCGCTCCATGCAGCTCAACCCCGGCGGCCGGTTCACCATCCCGGCCGACTACCAGCCGGCCGACGGGCTGCGCTTCACCGGCAGCTCGTTCCCCGCCAACGGCACGCTGTTCCACGCGCCCGGCGGCGGCCTCACCTACCAGGCGAACCCCGACTTCCTCGGCTACGACGGCTTCTCGTGCACCTTCGAGGACGAGTTCGGGCACCGCGTCCAGCAGGAGATCGTGGTCCACATCGGCGGCCTCGGCGACTCGCCCGGCGCGCTGCCCGCGGATGGGTAG
- a CDS encoding rhamnogalacturonan acetylesterase, producing MKRIFLAGGSSVCTRQISMAPMAGWGQAMDLFLQGVEVVNCARAGASSRSFYERGRLAWILDNIAPGDLLLVSFGHNDMRSEAGRFSAPFSDFQFYLRKYVDGARARGAHPVLIPGQERRVFDAYGNMRRSLGVYPQAIRELAQSVSVPLIDLHEFSCNWWQQLGAEESKKVFVYLRPGESPNYPDGVEDNTHLRPQGVIECARFISRELYAQGLLHPGCFRNLDAHIPEQEITWLPDDVFEHLTKSRVSEVVR from the coding sequence ATGAAACGAATCTTCCTCGCGGGGGGATCCTCGGTCTGCACCCGCCAGATCAGCATGGCCCCGATGGCCGGCTGGGGACAGGCCATGGACCTGTTCCTGCAGGGCGTGGAGGTCGTCAACTGCGCCCGGGCCGGTGCGAGCTCCCGCAGCTTCTACGAGCGCGGCCGGCTGGCCTGGATCCTGGACAACATCGCCCCCGGCGACCTGCTGCTCGTCTCCTTCGGGCACAACGACATGCGCTCCGAGGCCGGCCGCTTCAGCGCGCCGTTCTCCGACTTCCAGTTCTACCTGCGCAAGTACGTCGACGGCGCCCGGGCCCGCGGCGCCCACCCGGTGCTGATACCCGGCCAGGAGCGCCGCGTGTTCGACGCGTACGGCAACATGCGCCGCAGCCTCGGCGTCTACCCGCAGGCCATCCGCGAACTCGCCCAGTCCGTCTCCGTCCCGCTCATCGACCTGCACGAGTTCTCCTGCAACTGGTGGCAGCAGCTGGGCGCGGAGGAGAGCAAGAAGGTCTTCGTCTACCTGCGGCCCGGCGAGAGCCCGAACTACCCGGACGGCGTCGAGGACAACACCCACCTCAGGCCGCAGGGCGTCATCGAATGCGCCCGGTTCATCTCCCGCGAGCTGTACGCCCAGGGCCTGCTCCACCCCGGCTGCTTCCGGAACCTCGACGCGCACATACCGGAGCAGGAGATCACCTGGCTGCCGGACGACGTCTTCGAGCACCTGACCAAGTCCCGCGTGAGCGAGGTAGTCCGATGA
- a CDS encoding bifunctional glycosyltransferase/CDP-glycerol:glycerophosphate glycerophosphotransferase, with protein MSFPPDISQYLVTVVVPAYNASATLARALQSALAQTHRNVEILVVDDCSADGTLITARQFAAQDARVRVIERPQNSGGCGAPRNNGIEAASGQYVMFLDADDELPLKAVEELLSSALTTGSDVTAGRALRINPVNDEITVWQPQLYAADQTVEGLGALPELFSDPIAAGKLYRRDFLDNFGIRFPEGVFFEDTYFSTVANFYARSFTILATPVYRWMWERESDQPSITNRRHELRSIRDRVLVHQYTDRFLASVGRQDLLAHKGAKFLSHDLRLYTPELRTGDEAYRNGFVRAVAPYLTSLDPQTYELCGPMERVRAFGLIHGRVDIAVSASDFMRRRSVISSDIVERDGRVFWSGSLLGRAGAESFLDVTDLELTGAKLADARLYNEASRVEIDGDRLHIAGAIRNQFGRIDPEGKVELVAVLRRRSTKADHHFPVSGVEIDEHWIRYHASLDLADTLGKADRPGNWNFFVQLRYEGERASTALNISGVDTEDLRYTAEAGTYEVYETVSGNLGLRPQTAEAQAKSFPRGTPWLWWQDREPAAPTFPKDRYAAAIVVHCRNDEYNLREFLASLSAQARFEDIQVVFVDDGSTDTTPQLLSGYAAYYPNTGIVTQNSLGLRSAFDNGLQYVTAPYVMFARARDILGEAAVGRLLAAAHRVKGGVDVVVGEADNFPGPIQSEGEPWRRYFTDSDPIGHLDDAPYLVFSTALGAKLFKTSYVRDRRFRCGPGPGFEDDWFTVPALLRSRRVAVARGARFFARDEELQGSLFDRPWNDPVKTQELVRLTAHVLTAVKDMPERTVRLAQRFVVRSLQPYVRNMHRIMSKPEIAAVFPWLHTIYTQIPDDLILQYAVQPLARLQHHAIVTDNLDLFAEPLSKPDYLPTLFLDDEGVFRKIAGDPVQTQLLRVPKTGAVLETFDWSGDEIEFEGLLVFAATDINEPFTNRVQLVFSDGERETSAPVEQVYRRDRWRTRKDQDWFSGWRARVRLDALDVVANADLRLSIRIHEDDRHHDIPLATRQMLHRFKGVHTRGKDRFVLSIADDETPSVRWVQGFRARRKDKRRRFRWELRNSLPGRPGWRTRLMYWLTYPRLHGRGIWIIGEREDTAQDNSYHLFKWIRQNHPRRKVYYSINGNSADWDKIAQYGHVIDRLSWKHRAYLLHAERLINAYDLEAYLGFPGLNKRAFLRGYGDLLRYKRVFLQHGVVYNDVVASIHAQATNVDMVLTTGRSERAYFAEHCGYGYDRVAATGLPRYDALDPVPGIRRVLVMPTWRRDIVAPSYNKAAKPEIPFAASQYYRFFSALLRNERLLKALEYYGVELEFMPHYEIRPYLKHFKIDHPSITVSTTGRDVQLAMRECSMLVTDYSSVFFDVAYMGKPIVYTNFDDEEFYSKHYKRGYFDLGRDGFGPACATVDHAVHEIIASIERGFQVEPEYQRRAADFFVLRDTSNCERAFQVIETLDPSVVADPDFDDYRGVQIP; from the coding sequence ATGAGTTTCCCGCCCGACATCAGCCAGTACCTCGTCACGGTCGTCGTCCCCGCGTACAACGCCAGCGCCACGCTCGCCAGGGCGCTGCAGTCCGCGCTCGCCCAGACGCATCGCAACGTCGAGATCCTCGTCGTCGACGACTGCTCCGCCGACGGCACCCTGATCACCGCCCGCCAGTTCGCGGCGCAGGACGCCCGGGTGCGCGTCATCGAACGGCCGCAGAACAGCGGCGGCTGCGGAGCGCCCCGCAACAACGGCATCGAGGCCGCCTCCGGTCAGTACGTGATGTTCCTCGACGCGGACGACGAGCTGCCGCTCAAGGCCGTCGAGGAACTGCTCTCCTCCGCGCTCACCACCGGCTCCGACGTCACCGCCGGCCGCGCGCTGCGCATCAACCCGGTCAACGACGAGATCACCGTCTGGCAGCCGCAGCTCTACGCGGCCGACCAGACCGTCGAGGGCCTCGGCGCCCTGCCGGAGCTGTTCAGCGACCCGATCGCGGCCGGCAAGCTCTACCGCCGCGACTTCCTCGACAACTTCGGCATCCGCTTCCCCGAGGGTGTCTTCTTCGAGGACACCTACTTCTCCACGGTCGCCAACTTCTACGCCCGGTCCTTCACCATCCTCGCCACCCCGGTCTACCGGTGGATGTGGGAGCGCGAGAGCGACCAGCCGTCGATCACCAACCGCCGCCACGAGCTGCGCAGCATCCGCGACCGGGTGCTGGTCCACCAGTACACCGACCGCTTCCTCGCCAGTGTCGGCCGCCAGGACCTGCTCGCCCACAAGGGCGCCAAGTTCCTCTCCCACGACCTGCGGCTCTACACCCCGGAGCTGCGCACCGGCGACGAGGCCTACCGCAACGGCTTCGTCCGCGCCGTCGCGCCGTACCTGACCTCCCTGGACCCGCAGACCTACGAACTGTGCGGCCCCATGGAGCGGGTGCGCGCCTTCGGCCTGATCCACGGCCGCGTCGACATCGCCGTCTCGGCGTCCGACTTCATGCGCCGCCGCAGCGTGATCAGCTCCGACATCGTCGAGCGCGACGGGCGGGTGTTCTGGTCCGGCTCACTGCTCGGCCGCGCCGGCGCGGAATCGTTCCTCGACGTCACCGACCTGGAGCTCACCGGCGCCAAGCTGGCCGACGCCCGGCTCTACAACGAGGCGTCCCGCGTCGAGATCGACGGCGACCGGCTCCACATCGCCGGCGCCATCCGCAACCAGTTCGGCCGGATCGACCCCGAGGGCAAGGTCGAACTCGTCGCCGTGCTGCGCCGCCGCAGCACCAAGGCCGACCACCACTTCCCGGTCTCCGGCGTGGAGATCGACGAGCACTGGATCCGGTACCACGCCAGCCTCGACCTGGCCGACACGCTCGGCAAGGCCGACCGCCCGGGCAACTGGAACTTCTTCGTCCAGCTCCGCTACGAGGGCGAGCGCGCCTCCACGGCGCTGAACATCAGCGGCGTCGACACCGAGGACCTGCGGTACACCGCCGAGGCCGGCACGTACGAGGTCTACGAGACCGTCAGCGGCAACCTCGGCCTGCGCCCGCAGACCGCCGAGGCCCAGGCCAAGTCGTTCCCGCGCGGCACCCCCTGGCTGTGGTGGCAGGACCGGGAGCCGGCCGCCCCCACGTTCCCGAAGGACCGCTACGCGGCCGCGATCGTCGTCCACTGCCGCAACGACGAGTACAACCTGCGGGAGTTCCTCGCCTCGCTGTCCGCGCAGGCCCGCTTCGAGGACATCCAGGTGGTGTTCGTCGACGACGGCTCCACCGACACCACCCCCCAGCTGCTGTCCGGGTACGCCGCGTACTACCCCAACACCGGCATCGTCACCCAGAACAGCCTCGGCCTGCGCTCCGCCTTCGACAACGGCCTGCAGTACGTCACCGCGCCCTACGTGATGTTCGCGCGCGCCCGCGACATCCTCGGCGAGGCCGCCGTCGGCCGGCTGCTCGCCGCAGCCCACCGCGTGAAGGGCGGTGTCGACGTCGTCGTCGGCGAGGCCGACAACTTCCCCGGCCCCATCCAGAGCGAGGGCGAGCCGTGGAGGCGGTACTTCACGGACTCCGACCCGATCGGTCACCTCGACGACGCGCCCTACCTGGTCTTCTCCACCGCCCTCGGCGCCAAGCTGTTCAAGACCTCCTACGTGCGCGACCGCCGCTTCCGCTGCGGCCCCGGCCCAGGCTTCGAGGACGACTGGTTCACCGTCCCCGCGCTGCTGCGTTCCCGCCGGGTCGCCGTCGCCCGCGGCGCGCGCTTCTTCGCCCGTGACGAGGAGCTGCAGGGCTCGCTCTTCGACCGGCCGTGGAACGACCCGGTCAAGACCCAGGAACTGGTCCGGCTCACCGCGCACGTGCTGACCGCGGTCAAGGACATGCCGGAGCGCACCGTCCGGCTCGCCCAGCGCTTCGTCGTCCGCTCGCTCCAGCCGTACGTGCGCAACATGCACCGCATCATGAGCAAGCCGGAGATCGCCGCCGTCTTCCCGTGGCTGCACACCATCTACACCCAGATCCCCGACGACCTCATCCTCCAGTACGCGGTGCAGCCGCTGGCCCGGCTCCAGCACCACGCGATCGTCACCGACAACCTGGACCTGTTCGCCGAGCCGCTGAGCAAGCCTGACTACCTGCCGACCCTCTTCCTCGACGACGAGGGCGTCTTCCGGAAGATCGCCGGGGACCCGGTCCAGACCCAGCTGCTCCGCGTCCCGAAGACCGGCGCCGTCCTGGAGACCTTCGACTGGTCCGGGGACGAGATCGAGTTCGAGGGCCTGCTGGTCTTCGCGGCCACCGACATCAACGAGCCGTTCACCAACCGGGTCCAGCTGGTCTTCTCCGACGGCGAGCGCGAGACCTCGGCCCCCGTCGAGCAGGTCTACCGGCGCGACCGCTGGCGCACCCGCAAGGACCAGGACTGGTTCTCCGGCTGGCGCGCCCGGGTCCGGCTGGACGCGCTCGACGTCGTCGCCAACGCCGACCTCCGCCTGTCGATCCGCATCCACGAGGACGACCGGCACCACGACATCCCGCTGGCCACCCGGCAGATGCTGCACCGCTTCAAGGGCGTGCACACCCGCGGCAAGGACCGCTTCGTGCTCTCCATCGCGGACGACGAGACGCCGTCGGTCCGGTGGGTGCAGGGTTTCCGCGCCCGCCGCAAGGACAAGCGTCGCCGCTTCCGCTGGGAGCTGCGCAACTCGCTGCCGGGCCGGCCGGGCTGGCGCACCCGCCTCATGTACTGGCTGACGTACCCGAGGCTGCACGGCCGCGGCATCTGGATCATCGGTGAGCGCGAGGACACCGCACAGGACAACAGCTACCACCTGTTCAAGTGGATCCGGCAGAACCACCCGCGCCGCAAGGTCTACTACTCGATCAACGGCAACTCCGCGGACTGGGACAAGATCGCCCAGTACGGGCACGTGATCGACCGGCTCTCCTGGAAGCACCGGGCCTATCTGCTGCACGCGGAACGCCTGATCAACGCCTACGACCTGGAGGCCTACCTCGGCTTCCCGGGGCTGAACAAGCGCGCCTTCCTGCGCGGCTACGGCGACCTGCTGCGCTACAAGCGCGTCTTCCTCCAGCACGGCGTCGTCTACAACGACGTCGTCGCCTCGATCCACGCCCAGGCCACCAACGTCGACATGGTGCTCACCACCGGCCGCAGCGAGCGCGCCTACTTCGCCGAGCACTGCGGCTACGGCTACGACCGGGTGGCGGCCACCGGCCTGCCGCGCTACGACGCGCTGGACCCGGTCCCGGGCATCCGCCGGGTGCTCGTCATGCCGACCTGGCGGCGCGACATCGTGGCCCCCTCGTACAACAAGGCGGCCAAGCCGGAGATCCCGTTCGCGGCCTCGCAGTACTACCGGTTCTTCTCCGCGCTGCTGCGCAACGAGCGGCTGCTCAAGGCGCTGGAGTACTACGGCGTCGAGCTGGAGTTCATGCCGCACTACGAGATCCGGCCGTACCTCAAGCACTTCAAGATCGACCACCCGTCCATCACGGTGTCCACCACCGGCCGGGACGTCCAACTGGCGATGCGAGAATGCTCGATGCTGGTGACCGACTACTCGTCCGTGTTCTTCGACGTGGCCTACATGGGCAAGCCGATCGTCTACACGAACTTCGACGACGAGGAGTTCTACAGCAAGCACTACAAGCGTGGATACTTCGACCTGGGGCGGGACGGCTTCGGGCCGGCCTGCGCCACGGTCGACCACGCGGTGCACGAGATCATCGCCTCGATCGAACGCGGCTTCCAGGTCGAACCCGAGTACCAGCGGCGCGCGGCGGACTTCTTCGTGCTGCGCGACACGTCGAACTGCGAGCGGGCGTTCCAGGTCATCGAGACCCTGGACCCCTCGGTCGTGGCGGACCCGGACTTCGACGACTACCGCGGGGTGCAGATTCCATGA
- a CDS encoding CDP-alcohol phosphatidyltransferase family protein, with the protein MHKLSLRAVQKLTCKKRDAWWTVLLVDPVATRLVCWFARFNWITPNRVTWAALFVGLGSAALFLKGDYQSLAIGAALYHVSFILDCIDGKLARLKGNGSVFGGWLDYVFDRIRVLFCALALMGGQFLRTGEPIFLLAALVVVFLDMLRYVDALQIYKMRMSMRSKIEAVTLARQAEQGVSEEEQKVVFMEDLLRENPLMEADHLKAAASQPGSSEVIDLHQQFRKRFPWYARVRHALLRSRIRPHLISGIEFQMFIFIVGPLIGRVLMTTAVSAILLGAFELVIMFKFWLSTRDFTRTMERLDPDSVPSRAGNISPHLKAGRHRRREDDVDPEQAAWADERFPAPAPDEDPGFQPWPHPYADGEGRDPRDTMQLTRIPMQALYGYGRDAEQGRP; encoded by the coding sequence ATGCACAAGCTGTCTCTGAGGGCTGTCCAGAAGCTCACGTGCAAGAAGCGTGACGCCTGGTGGACCGTCCTCCTCGTGGACCCCGTCGCCACGCGGCTGGTGTGCTGGTTCGCCCGGTTCAACTGGATCACCCCGAACCGCGTCACCTGGGCCGCCCTCTTCGTGGGCCTCGGCTCGGCCGCGCTCTTCCTCAAGGGCGACTACCAGTCCCTGGCCATCGGCGCCGCGCTCTACCACGTCAGCTTCATCCTGGACTGCATCGACGGCAAGCTCGCCCGCCTCAAGGGCAACGGCTCCGTCTTCGGCGGCTGGCTCGACTACGTGTTCGACCGCATCCGCGTGCTGTTCTGCGCCCTCGCCCTGATGGGCGGCCAGTTCCTGCGCACCGGCGAGCCGATCTTCCTGCTCGCCGCACTCGTCGTGGTCTTCCTCGACATGCTCCGCTACGTCGACGCCCTCCAGATCTACAAGATGCGCATGTCCATGCGCTCCAAGATCGAGGCGGTCACGCTGGCCCGGCAGGCCGAGCAGGGCGTCAGCGAGGAGGAGCAGAAGGTCGTCTTCATGGAGGACCTGCTCCGCGAGAACCCCCTGATGGAGGCCGACCACCTCAAGGCGGCCGCCTCGCAGCCCGGCTCGTCCGAGGTCATCGACCTGCACCAGCAGTTCCGCAAGCGCTTCCCCTGGTACGCCAGGGTCCGGCACGCGCTGCTGCGCAGCCGCATCCGGCCGCACCTCATCAGTGGCATCGAGTTCCAGATGTTCATCTTCATCGTCGGCCCGCTGATCGGCCGCGTCCTGATGACCACCGCGGTCTCGGCGATCCTGCTCGGCGCCTTCGAGCTCGTCATCATGTTCAAGTTCTGGCTCTCCACCCGGGACTTCACCCGCACCATGGAGCGGCTCGACCCGGACAGCGTGCCCAGCCGCGCCGGCAACATCTCCCCGCACCTCAAGGCCGGCCGCCACCGCCGCCGCGAGGACGACGTGGACCCGGAGCAGGCCGCCTGGGCCGACGAGCGCTTCCCCGCACCGGCCCCCGACGAGGACCCGGGCTTCCAGCCCTGGCCGCACCCGTACGCGGACGGGGAGGGACGCGACCCGCGGGACACCATGCAGCTCACCAGGATCCCGATGCAGGCGCTGTACGGCTACGGCCGCGATGCGGAGCAGGGTCGTCCATGA
- a CDS encoding LCP family protein, giving the protein MSQDIRTPETRSSRGDSGPEGRGSRGRGRKKRRTGTIVLLVLLALVLAAGGGLYWMYSSLDSNIKGVDIDKALGDNRPQKLPTSGQNLLVLGSDSRAGANGDLAGGNVSGARSDTALVVHIPEGRTEAVAISIPRDTLVTRPECVRENGDTAPGAKRVMFNSVYSQYGPACVVKTVEEMSGVRLDHYLEINFAGFKDLVDAIGGVTVDVKQPIKDGASGLDLQAGPQKLDGTQSLAYVRTRHGVGDGSDLGRIGLQQQFLMALLSEVKKQDLLGSPAKAYKIAGSATKALTTDSELASLKSLSEFAQSMNGVDPQNMETIMLPVAYDKKDPNRVVAAEPNASTLWKAIREDAEIPASAKKSPATGG; this is encoded by the coding sequence ATGAGCCAGGACATACGCACGCCCGAAACCCGCAGCTCACGCGGGGATTCCGGACCGGAGGGCCGCGGCAGCCGCGGACGCGGCCGCAAGAAGCGGCGGACCGGGACGATCGTGCTGCTGGTCCTGCTGGCGCTGGTGCTCGCCGCCGGCGGCGGGCTGTACTGGATGTACAGCAGCCTGGACAGCAACATCAAGGGCGTCGACATCGACAAGGCGCTCGGTGACAACCGCCCGCAGAAGCTGCCGACCAGCGGCCAGAACCTGCTGGTGCTCGGTTCCGACTCGCGGGCCGGGGCCAACGGCGACCTGGCCGGCGGCAACGTGAGCGGCGCCCGGTCGGACACGGCGCTGGTCGTGCACATCCCCGAGGGGCGGACCGAGGCGGTCGCCATCAGCATCCCGCGCGACACCCTGGTCACCCGGCCCGAGTGCGTCCGCGAGAACGGCGACACCGCGCCCGGCGCGAAGCGCGTCATGTTCAACTCGGTGTACTCCCAGTACGGCCCGGCCTGTGTGGTCAAGACCGTCGAGGAGATGTCCGGCGTCCGGCTCGACCACTACCTGGAGATCAACTTCGCCGGGTTCAAGGACCTCGTGGACGCCATCGGCGGCGTCACCGTCGACGTGAAGCAGCCGATCAAGGACGGCGCGAGCGGGCTCGACCTGCAGGCCGGCCCGCAGAAGCTCGACGGCACCCAGTCCCTCGCCTACGTCCGCACCCGGCACGGCGTCGGCGACGGCAGCGACCTCGGCCGCATCGGCCTCCAGCAGCAGTTCCTGATGGCGCTGCTGAGCGAGGTCAAGAAGCAGGACCTGCTGGGCAGCCCGGCGAAGGCCTACAAGATCGCCGGCTCGGCGACCAAGGCGCTCACCACCGACTCCGAGCTCGCCTCCCTCAAGTCGCTCAGCGAGTTCGCCCAGAGCATGAACGGCGTCGACCCGCAGAACATGGAGACGATCATGCTGCCGGTCGCGTACGACAAGAAGGACCCGAACCGCGTCGTCGCCGCCGAGCCGAACGCCTCGACGCTGTGGAAGGCGATCCGCGAGGACGCCGAGATCCCCGCGTCCGCGAAGAAGTCCCCCGCCACCGGCGGCTGA
- a CDS encoding NTP pyrophosphohydrolase, which yields MPEQIRPMIVVDGANVVGSVPDGWWRDRRGAAERLRDRLAGRAAEGFAELPGPVELVLVVEGAARGVASVPGVRVESAPGSGDDLVVELVRAARETDGRPCVVVTADRELRARVERHGARCLGPRAVRDV from the coding sequence ATGCCCGAGCAGATTCGGCCCATGATCGTCGTCGACGGCGCGAACGTCGTCGGTTCCGTGCCCGACGGCTGGTGGCGGGACCGCCGCGGCGCTGCCGAGCGGCTGCGCGACCGGCTCGCCGGACGCGCGGCGGAGGGCTTCGCGGAGCTGCCCGGCCCGGTCGAGCTTGTGCTGGTCGTGGAGGGCGCGGCGCGCGGGGTGGCATCGGTGCCGGGGGTGCGGGTGGAGTCCGCGCCGGGCAGTGGCGACGACCTCGTCGTGGAGCTGGTGCGCGCGGCCCGGGAGACGGACGGCCGGCCGTGCGTCGTGGTCACGGCCGACCGGGAGCTGCGCGCTCGGGTGGAACGCCACGGCGCGCGGTGCCTGGGCCCGCGCGCCGTAAGAGACGTATGA